The following coding sequences are from one Nicotiana tabacum cultivar K326 chromosome 1, ASM71507v2, whole genome shotgun sequence window:
- the LOC107813662 gene encoding uncharacterized protein LOC107813662 isoform X3, which translates to MDYCHSPLVKSFSVDLLSFSFPPCEQVETTVYDISASSMAIEIPNRYLLTVNEANFVSIKLSKSNYSLWKAQIVCLLESQELLGFVDGTITSLLETDGFDYLQWKKSDRFVKGLILGSLTEQVLRDVLDKATARDVWLELDHICNPQFEEDSDEEDYNRYLPLYRASLDGTWEKAEAFFSRENNASRAPLNSFLQTALHVAVGAKNDNAKHFVEKLVASMEDDPLDMTDCLGSTPLHYAARFGNLHAAKLLVARNKDLPNIGCDGLYPIHDAAEYGYNSMDVYTYLLGVTTVLDSYTGTSGIRLLRRLIHSDMYDFATELVTKHPDLAKNDTDERSSALKELAMKEFAFRSGSRLNCWQRSGSHLNCWQRLFFSCQLQEVTHERIPDDIENVTNERQMLKPKSCWLSPICERIYFITAPPLKHNKKHYNALKLAECLCEKIESLSHDEVVSIVSRPLLEAARYGSYELVEIIVRKFPSLVHFTDRSGKNIFHIAIEHRCENVFNLVYQMSQHRHQLMISIDSSHNTMLHLAGKLAPQNKLNLVSGPALHMQRELQWFKAVKKLVPPSYWEFGNNEDKIPAEVFTKEHAELKINGEEWMKATANSCTIAAALVATIAFAAAITVPGGNDNESGLPIFSRNSAFSIFAISNAASLFASSTSMLVFLSVLTSRYAEEDFLYALPRSLILGLFTLFLSITLMTLSFSATVYLVSGQRKSYVLVPVATLACLPIISFVLMQFPLLAALISSTYGRGIFGKKSNRPFY; encoded by the exons ATGGATTACTGTCACAGTCCTTTGGTTAAAAGCTTTTCAGTGGACCTATTGTCTTTTTCATTTCCTCCTTGTGAACAAGTAGAAACAACTGTATATGATATTTCTGCATCTTCTATGGCAATTGAGATCCCAAACCGCTACTTATTAACAGTAAATGAAGCAAATTTTGTATCAATAAAGCTATCAAAATCAAATTATAGTCTATGGAAAGCACAGATAGTTTGTCTGCTTGAAAGTCAAGAATTACTTGGTTTTGTCGATGGAACAATCACATCACTACTAGAAACTGATGGGTTCGATTATTTGCAATGGAAAAAGAGTGACCGTTTTGTTAAAGGATTGATTCTTGGCTCTCTTACTGAACAAGTTCTTCGAGATGTGCTCGATAAAGCTACTGCAAGAGATGTTTGGTTGGAGTTGGACCATATTTGCAATCCTCAATTTGAAG AAGATAGTGATGAAGAAGATTACAACCGATACTTGCCACTATACAGAGCTTCACTGGATGGAACTTGGGAGAAAGCAGAAGCATTCTTCAGTCGAGAGAACAACGCGAGCAGAGCTCCGCTCAACTCTTTCCTACAGACAGCACTACACGTCGCGGTTGGCGCAAAGAATGATAACGCCAAGCATTTCGTCGAGAAGTTGGTGGCCTCGATGGAGGACGATCCGTTGGATATGACAGATTGTCTTGGGAGCACTCCTCTTCACTATGCTGCTAGATTTGGCAACTTACACGCAGCTAAACTCCTTGTTGCCCGAAATAAGGATTTGCCTAATATTGGTTGCGATGGTCTTTATCCAATCCATGATGCAGCTGAATATGGATACAATTCTATGGATGTGTATACTTATCTTTTGGGTGTCACCACAGTCCTTGATTCTTATACAGGCACCAGTGGCATTAGGCTTCTCCGTCGATTAATCCATTCTGACATGTATG ATTTCGCTACAGAGTTGGTCACAAAGCATCCTGATTTGGCAAAAAATGACACAGATGAAAGATCGTCTGCTTTGAAGGAGCTTGCCATGAAGGAATTTGCATTCCGTAGTGGAAGTCGTTTAAACTGTTGGCAACGAAGTGGGAGTCATTTAAACTGTTGGCAACGATTATTCTTCTCGT GTCAACTTCAAGAAGTCACACATGAAAGAATACCGGATGACATTGAGAATGTAACCAATGAACGACAAATGTTAAAGCCAAAAAGCTGCTGGCTTTCACCAATTTGTGAAAGGATTTACTTCATTACTG CGCCTCCTTTGAAACACAACAAAAAACATTACAATGCACTTAAGCTTGCAGAATGCCTATGTGAGAAAATAGAGAGTTTGAGTCACGACGAAGTTGTCTCAATTGTTAGTCGTCCTCTTCTTGAAGCAGCACGCTATGGAAGCTATGAGCTTGTTGAAATTATTGTGAGGAAATTTCCTTCGTTAGTTCACTTTACCGACCGAAGTGGCAAGAATATATTTCACATTGCAATTGAGCATCGCTGCGAAAATGTGTTTAACTTGGTTTATCAGATGAGTCAGCATAGGCATCAGTTGATGATTTCAATAGACTCGTCTCACAATACCATGTTGCATTTGGCTGGAAAACTGGCGCCACAAAATAAACTAAACCTCGTTTCTGGACCAGCTCTTCATATGCAACGAGAATTACAGTGGTTTAAG GCAGTAAAGAAGCTTGTACCGCCTTCTTACTGGGAATTTGGCAATAATGAGGACAAAATTCCTGCTGAAGTATTTACTAAAGAACATGCTGAGTTGAAGATAAACGGAGAGGAATGGATGAAAGCTACAGCAAATTCGTGCACAATTGCAGCAGCACTCGTTGCTACCATCGCATTTGCAGCAGCAATTACAGTTCCAGGTGGAAACGACAACGAAAGTGGACTCCCCATTTTCTCCAGAAACAGTGCTTTCAGCATTTTCGCCATCTCAAATGCAGCATCACTATTCGCTTCTAGTACCTCTATGTTAGTGTTTTTGTCCGTTCTGACATCCCGTTATGCAGAAGAAGATTTTCTCTATGCTTTGCCTAGAAGTCTAATTCTGGGTTTGTTCACACTATTTCTTTCCATAACACTCATGACGCTTAGCTTCAGTGCAACGGTATATCTTGTGTCCGGACAGAGGAAATCATATGTTCTTGTACCTGTGGCTACACTCGCTTGTTTACCGATCATCTCCTTTGTGCTTATGCAGTTTCCTCTCCTTGCTGCTTTGATTTCTTCGACTTATGGGCGTGGCATCTTTGGCAAGAAGAGTAATCGCCCGTTCTATTGA
- the LOC107813662 gene encoding uncharacterized protein LOC107813662 isoform X2, with product MDYCHSPLVKSFSVDLLSFSFPPCEQVETTVYDISASSMAIEIPNRYLLTVNEANFVSIKLSKSNYSLWKAQIVCLLESQELLGFVDGTITSLLETDGFDYLQWKKSDRFVKGLILGSLTEQVLRDVLDKATARDVWLELDHICNPQFEEDSDEEDYNRYLPLYRASLDGTWEKAEAFFSRENNASRAPLNSFLQTALHVAVGAKNDNAKHFVEKLVASMEDDPLDMTDCLGSTPLHYAARFGNLHAAKLLVARNKDLPNIGCDGLYPIHDAAEYGYNSMDVYTYLLGVTTVLDSYTGTSGIRLLRRLIHSDMYDFATELVTKHPDLAKNDTDERSSALKELAMKEFAFRSGSRLNCWQRSGSHLNCWQRLFFSCQLQEVTHERIPDDIENVTNERQMLKPKSCWLSPICERIYFITAIKKLGALLFDVLIKIAPPLKHNKKHYNALKLAECLCEKIESLSHDEVVSIVSRPLLEAARYGSYELVEIIVRKFPSLVHFTDRSGKNIFHIAIEHRCENVFNLVYQMSQHRHQLMISIDSSHNTMLHLAGKLAPQNKLNLVSGPALHMQRELQWFKAVKKLVPPSYWEFGNNEDKIPAEVFTKEHAELKINGEEWMKATANSCTIAAALVATIAFAAAITVPGGNDNESGLPIFSRNSAFSIFAISNAASLFASSTSMLVFLSVLTSRYAEEDFLYALPRSLILGLFTLFLSITLMTLSFSATVYLVSGQRKSYVLVPVATLACLPIISFVLMQFPLLAALISSTYGRGIFGKKSNRPFY from the exons ATGGATTACTGTCACAGTCCTTTGGTTAAAAGCTTTTCAGTGGACCTATTGTCTTTTTCATTTCCTCCTTGTGAACAAGTAGAAACAACTGTATATGATATTTCTGCATCTTCTATGGCAATTGAGATCCCAAACCGCTACTTATTAACAGTAAATGAAGCAAATTTTGTATCAATAAAGCTATCAAAATCAAATTATAGTCTATGGAAAGCACAGATAGTTTGTCTGCTTGAAAGTCAAGAATTACTTGGTTTTGTCGATGGAACAATCACATCACTACTAGAAACTGATGGGTTCGATTATTTGCAATGGAAAAAGAGTGACCGTTTTGTTAAAGGATTGATTCTTGGCTCTCTTACTGAACAAGTTCTTCGAGATGTGCTCGATAAAGCTACTGCAAGAGATGTTTGGTTGGAGTTGGACCATATTTGCAATCCTCAATTTGAAG AAGATAGTGATGAAGAAGATTACAACCGATACTTGCCACTATACAGAGCTTCACTGGATGGAACTTGGGAGAAAGCAGAAGCATTCTTCAGTCGAGAGAACAACGCGAGCAGAGCTCCGCTCAACTCTTTCCTACAGACAGCACTACACGTCGCGGTTGGCGCAAAGAATGATAACGCCAAGCATTTCGTCGAGAAGTTGGTGGCCTCGATGGAGGACGATCCGTTGGATATGACAGATTGTCTTGGGAGCACTCCTCTTCACTATGCTGCTAGATTTGGCAACTTACACGCAGCTAAACTCCTTGTTGCCCGAAATAAGGATTTGCCTAATATTGGTTGCGATGGTCTTTATCCAATCCATGATGCAGCTGAATATGGATACAATTCTATGGATGTGTATACTTATCTTTTGGGTGTCACCACAGTCCTTGATTCTTATACAGGCACCAGTGGCATTAGGCTTCTCCGTCGATTAATCCATTCTGACATGTATG ATTTCGCTACAGAGTTGGTCACAAAGCATCCTGATTTGGCAAAAAATGACACAGATGAAAGATCGTCTGCTTTGAAGGAGCTTGCCATGAAGGAATTTGCATTCCGTAGTGGAAGTCGTTTAAACTGTTGGCAACGAAGTGGGAGTCATTTAAACTGTTGGCAACGATTATTCTTCTCGT GTCAACTTCAAGAAGTCACACATGAAAGAATACCGGATGACATTGAGAATGTAACCAATGAACGACAAATGTTAAAGCCAAAAAGCTGCTGGCTTTCACCAATTTGTGAAAGGATTTACTTCATTACTG CGATCAAGAAGTTGGGTGCCCTTCTGTTTGACGTTCTTATAAAAATAG CGCCTCCTTTGAAACACAACAAAAAACATTACAATGCACTTAAGCTTGCAGAATGCCTATGTGAGAAAATAGAGAGTTTGAGTCACGACGAAGTTGTCTCAATTGTTAGTCGTCCTCTTCTTGAAGCAGCACGCTATGGAAGCTATGAGCTTGTTGAAATTATTGTGAGGAAATTTCCTTCGTTAGTTCACTTTACCGACCGAAGTGGCAAGAATATATTTCACATTGCAATTGAGCATCGCTGCGAAAATGTGTTTAACTTGGTTTATCAGATGAGTCAGCATAGGCATCAGTTGATGATTTCAATAGACTCGTCTCACAATACCATGTTGCATTTGGCTGGAAAACTGGCGCCACAAAATAAACTAAACCTCGTTTCTGGACCAGCTCTTCATATGCAACGAGAATTACAGTGGTTTAAG GCAGTAAAGAAGCTTGTACCGCCTTCTTACTGGGAATTTGGCAATAATGAGGACAAAATTCCTGCTGAAGTATTTACTAAAGAACATGCTGAGTTGAAGATAAACGGAGAGGAATGGATGAAAGCTACAGCAAATTCGTGCACAATTGCAGCAGCACTCGTTGCTACCATCGCATTTGCAGCAGCAATTACAGTTCCAGGTGGAAACGACAACGAAAGTGGACTCCCCATTTTCTCCAGAAACAGTGCTTTCAGCATTTTCGCCATCTCAAATGCAGCATCACTATTCGCTTCTAGTACCTCTATGTTAGTGTTTTTGTCCGTTCTGACATCCCGTTATGCAGAAGAAGATTTTCTCTATGCTTTGCCTAGAAGTCTAATTCTGGGTTTGTTCACACTATTTCTTTCCATAACACTCATGACGCTTAGCTTCAGTGCAACGGTATATCTTGTGTCCGGACAGAGGAAATCATATGTTCTTGTACCTGTGGCTACACTCGCTTGTTTACCGATCATCTCCTTTGTGCTTATGCAGTTTCCTCTCCTTGCTGCTTTGATTTCTTCGACTTATGGGCGTGGCATCTTTGGCAAGAAGAGTAATCGCCCGTTCTATTGA
- the LOC107813662 gene encoding uncharacterized protein LOC107813662 isoform X1, whose amino-acid sequence MDYCHSPLVKSFSVDLLSFSFPPCEQVETTVYDISASSMAIEIPNRYLLTVNEANFVSIKLSKSNYSLWKAQIVCLLESQELLGFVDGTITSLLETDGFDYLQWKKSDRFVKGLILGSLTEQVLRDVLDKATARDVWLELDHICNPQFEEDSDEEDYNRYLPLYRASLDGTWEKAEAFFSRENNASRAPLNSFLQTALHVAVGAKNDNAKHFVEKLVASMEDDPLDMTDCLGSTPLHYAARFGNLHAAKLLVARNKDLPNIGCDGLYPIHDAAEYGYNSMDVYTYLLGVTTVLDSYTGTSGIRLLRRLIHSDMYDFATELVTKHPDLAKNDTDERSSALKELAMKEFAFRSGSRLNCWQRSGSHLNCWQRLFFSCQLQEVTHERIPDDIENVTNERQMLKPKSCWLSPICERIYFITGESYQRIYFITAIKKLGALLFDVLIKIAPPLKHNKKHYNALKLAECLCEKIESLSHDEVVSIVSRPLLEAARYGSYELVEIIVRKFPSLVHFTDRSGKNIFHIAIEHRCENVFNLVYQMSQHRHQLMISIDSSHNTMLHLAGKLAPQNKLNLVSGPALHMQRELQWFKAVKKLVPPSYWEFGNNEDKIPAEVFTKEHAELKINGEEWMKATANSCTIAAALVATIAFAAAITVPGGNDNESGLPIFSRNSAFSIFAISNAASLFASSTSMLVFLSVLTSRYAEEDFLYALPRSLILGLFTLFLSITLMTLSFSATVYLVSGQRKSYVLVPVATLACLPIISFVLMQFPLLAALISSTYGRGIFGKKSNRPFY is encoded by the exons ATGGATTACTGTCACAGTCCTTTGGTTAAAAGCTTTTCAGTGGACCTATTGTCTTTTTCATTTCCTCCTTGTGAACAAGTAGAAACAACTGTATATGATATTTCTGCATCTTCTATGGCAATTGAGATCCCAAACCGCTACTTATTAACAGTAAATGAAGCAAATTTTGTATCAATAAAGCTATCAAAATCAAATTATAGTCTATGGAAAGCACAGATAGTTTGTCTGCTTGAAAGTCAAGAATTACTTGGTTTTGTCGATGGAACAATCACATCACTACTAGAAACTGATGGGTTCGATTATTTGCAATGGAAAAAGAGTGACCGTTTTGTTAAAGGATTGATTCTTGGCTCTCTTACTGAACAAGTTCTTCGAGATGTGCTCGATAAAGCTACTGCAAGAGATGTTTGGTTGGAGTTGGACCATATTTGCAATCCTCAATTTGAAG AAGATAGTGATGAAGAAGATTACAACCGATACTTGCCACTATACAGAGCTTCACTGGATGGAACTTGGGAGAAAGCAGAAGCATTCTTCAGTCGAGAGAACAACGCGAGCAGAGCTCCGCTCAACTCTTTCCTACAGACAGCACTACACGTCGCGGTTGGCGCAAAGAATGATAACGCCAAGCATTTCGTCGAGAAGTTGGTGGCCTCGATGGAGGACGATCCGTTGGATATGACAGATTGTCTTGGGAGCACTCCTCTTCACTATGCTGCTAGATTTGGCAACTTACACGCAGCTAAACTCCTTGTTGCCCGAAATAAGGATTTGCCTAATATTGGTTGCGATGGTCTTTATCCAATCCATGATGCAGCTGAATATGGATACAATTCTATGGATGTGTATACTTATCTTTTGGGTGTCACCACAGTCCTTGATTCTTATACAGGCACCAGTGGCATTAGGCTTCTCCGTCGATTAATCCATTCTGACATGTATG ATTTCGCTACAGAGTTGGTCACAAAGCATCCTGATTTGGCAAAAAATGACACAGATGAAAGATCGTCTGCTTTGAAGGAGCTTGCCATGAAGGAATTTGCATTCCGTAGTGGAAGTCGTTTAAACTGTTGGCAACGAAGTGGGAGTCATTTAAACTGTTGGCAACGATTATTCTTCTCGT GTCAACTTCAAGAAGTCACACATGAAAGAATACCGGATGACATTGAGAATGTAACCAATGAACGACAAATGTTAAAGCCAAAAAGCTGCTGGCTTTCACCAATTTGTGAAAGGATTTACTTCATTACTGGTGAGTCTTATCAAAGGATTTACTTCATTACTG CGATCAAGAAGTTGGGTGCCCTTCTGTTTGACGTTCTTATAAAAATAG CGCCTCCTTTGAAACACAACAAAAAACATTACAATGCACTTAAGCTTGCAGAATGCCTATGTGAGAAAATAGAGAGTTTGAGTCACGACGAAGTTGTCTCAATTGTTAGTCGTCCTCTTCTTGAAGCAGCACGCTATGGAAGCTATGAGCTTGTTGAAATTATTGTGAGGAAATTTCCTTCGTTAGTTCACTTTACCGACCGAAGTGGCAAGAATATATTTCACATTGCAATTGAGCATCGCTGCGAAAATGTGTTTAACTTGGTTTATCAGATGAGTCAGCATAGGCATCAGTTGATGATTTCAATAGACTCGTCTCACAATACCATGTTGCATTTGGCTGGAAAACTGGCGCCACAAAATAAACTAAACCTCGTTTCTGGACCAGCTCTTCATATGCAACGAGAATTACAGTGGTTTAAG GCAGTAAAGAAGCTTGTACCGCCTTCTTACTGGGAATTTGGCAATAATGAGGACAAAATTCCTGCTGAAGTATTTACTAAAGAACATGCTGAGTTGAAGATAAACGGAGAGGAATGGATGAAAGCTACAGCAAATTCGTGCACAATTGCAGCAGCACTCGTTGCTACCATCGCATTTGCAGCAGCAATTACAGTTCCAGGTGGAAACGACAACGAAAGTGGACTCCCCATTTTCTCCAGAAACAGTGCTTTCAGCATTTTCGCCATCTCAAATGCAGCATCACTATTCGCTTCTAGTACCTCTATGTTAGTGTTTTTGTCCGTTCTGACATCCCGTTATGCAGAAGAAGATTTTCTCTATGCTTTGCCTAGAAGTCTAATTCTGGGTTTGTTCACACTATTTCTTTCCATAACACTCATGACGCTTAGCTTCAGTGCAACGGTATATCTTGTGTCCGGACAGAGGAAATCATATGTTCTTGTACCTGTGGCTACACTCGCTTGTTTACCGATCATCTCCTTTGTGCTTATGCAGTTTCCTCTCCTTGCTGCTTTGATTTCTTCGACTTATGGGCGTGGCATCTTTGGCAAGAAGAGTAATCGCCCGTTCTATTGA
- the LOC107813662 gene encoding uncharacterized protein LOC107813662 isoform X5, producing MDYCHSPLVKSFSVDLLSFSFPPCEQVETTVYDISASSMAIEIPNRYLLTVNEANFVSIKLSKSNYSLWKAQIVCLLESQELLGFVDGTITSLLETDGFDYLQWKKSDRFVKGLILGSLTEQVLRDVLDKATARDVWLELDHICNPQFEEDSDEEDYNRYLPLYRASLDGTWEKAEAFFSRENNASRAPLNSFLQTALHVAVGAKNDNAKHFVEKLVASMEDDPLDMTDCLGSTPLHYAARFGNLHAAKLLVARNKDLPNIGCDGLYPIHDAAEYGYNSMDVYTYLLGVTTVLDSYTGTSGIRLLRRLIHSDMYDFATELVTKHPDLAKNDTDERSSALKELAMKEFAFRSGSRLNCWQRSGSHLNCWQRLFFSCQLQEVTHERIPDDIENVTNERQMLKPKSCWLSPICERIYFITAIKKLGALLFDVLIKIAPPLKHNKKHYNALKLAECLCEKIESLSHDEVVSIVSRPLLEAARYGSYELVEIIVRKFPSLVHFTDRSGKNIFHIAIEHRCENVFNLVYQMSQHRHQLMISIDSSHNTMLHLAGKLAPQNKLNLVSGPALHMQRELQWFK from the exons ATGGATTACTGTCACAGTCCTTTGGTTAAAAGCTTTTCAGTGGACCTATTGTCTTTTTCATTTCCTCCTTGTGAACAAGTAGAAACAACTGTATATGATATTTCTGCATCTTCTATGGCAATTGAGATCCCAAACCGCTACTTATTAACAGTAAATGAAGCAAATTTTGTATCAATAAAGCTATCAAAATCAAATTATAGTCTATGGAAAGCACAGATAGTTTGTCTGCTTGAAAGTCAAGAATTACTTGGTTTTGTCGATGGAACAATCACATCACTACTAGAAACTGATGGGTTCGATTATTTGCAATGGAAAAAGAGTGACCGTTTTGTTAAAGGATTGATTCTTGGCTCTCTTACTGAACAAGTTCTTCGAGATGTGCTCGATAAAGCTACTGCAAGAGATGTTTGGTTGGAGTTGGACCATATTTGCAATCCTCAATTTGAAG AAGATAGTGATGAAGAAGATTACAACCGATACTTGCCACTATACAGAGCTTCACTGGATGGAACTTGGGAGAAAGCAGAAGCATTCTTCAGTCGAGAGAACAACGCGAGCAGAGCTCCGCTCAACTCTTTCCTACAGACAGCACTACACGTCGCGGTTGGCGCAAAGAATGATAACGCCAAGCATTTCGTCGAGAAGTTGGTGGCCTCGATGGAGGACGATCCGTTGGATATGACAGATTGTCTTGGGAGCACTCCTCTTCACTATGCTGCTAGATTTGGCAACTTACACGCAGCTAAACTCCTTGTTGCCCGAAATAAGGATTTGCCTAATATTGGTTGCGATGGTCTTTATCCAATCCATGATGCAGCTGAATATGGATACAATTCTATGGATGTGTATACTTATCTTTTGGGTGTCACCACAGTCCTTGATTCTTATACAGGCACCAGTGGCATTAGGCTTCTCCGTCGATTAATCCATTCTGACATGTATG ATTTCGCTACAGAGTTGGTCACAAAGCATCCTGATTTGGCAAAAAATGACACAGATGAAAGATCGTCTGCTTTGAAGGAGCTTGCCATGAAGGAATTTGCATTCCGTAGTGGAAGTCGTTTAAACTGTTGGCAACGAAGTGGGAGTCATTTAAACTGTTGGCAACGATTATTCTTCTCGT GTCAACTTCAAGAAGTCACACATGAAAGAATACCGGATGACATTGAGAATGTAACCAATGAACGACAAATGTTAAAGCCAAAAAGCTGCTGGCTTTCACCAATTTGTGAAAGGATTTACTTCATTACTG CGATCAAGAAGTTGGGTGCCCTTCTGTTTGACGTTCTTATAAAAATAG CGCCTCCTTTGAAACACAACAAAAAACATTACAATGCACTTAAGCTTGCAGAATGCCTATGTGAGAAAATAGAGAGTTTGAGTCACGACGAAGTTGTCTCAATTGTTAGTCGTCCTCTTCTTGAAGCAGCACGCTATGGAAGCTATGAGCTTGTTGAAATTATTGTGAGGAAATTTCCTTCGTTAGTTCACTTTACCGACCGAAGTGGCAAGAATATATTTCACATTGCAATTGAGCATCGCTGCGAAAATGTGTTTAACTTGGTTTATCAGATGAGTCAGCATAGGCATCAGTTGATGATTTCAATAGACTCGTCTCACAATACCATGTTGCATTTGGCTGGAAAACTGGCGCCACAAAATAAACTAAACCTCGTTTCTGGACCAGCTCTTCATATGCAACGAGAATTACAGTGGTTTAAG TAA
- the LOC107813662 gene encoding uncharacterized protein LOC107813662 isoform X4, with translation MDYCHSPLVKSFSVDLLSFSFPPCEQVETTVYDISASSMAIEIPNRYLLTVNEANFVSIKLSKSNYSLWKAQIVCLLESQELLGFVDGTITSLLETDGFDYLQWKKSDRFVKGLILGSLTEQVLRDVLDKATARDVWLELDHICNPQFEEDSDEEDYNRYLPLYRASLDGTWEKAEAFFSRENNASRAPLNSFLQTALHVAVGAKNDNAKHFVEKLVASMEDDPLDMTDCLGSTPLHYAARFGNLHAAKLLVARNKDLPNIGCDGLYPIHDAAEYGYNSMDVYTYLLGVTTVLDSYTGTSGIRLLRRLIHSDMYDFATELVTKHPDLAKNDTDERSSALKELAMKEFAFRSGSRLNCWQRSGSHLNCWQRLFFSCQLQEVTHERIPDDIENVTNERQMLKPKSCWLSPICERIYFITGESYQRIYFITAIKKLGALLFDVLIKIAPPLKHNKKHYNALKLAECLCEKIESLSHDEVVSIVSRPLLEAARYGSYELVEIIVRKFPSLVHFTDRSGKNIFHIAIEHRCENVFNLVYQMSQHRHQLMISIDSSHNTMLHLAGKLAPQNKLNLVSGPALHMQRELQWFK, from the exons ATGGATTACTGTCACAGTCCTTTGGTTAAAAGCTTTTCAGTGGACCTATTGTCTTTTTCATTTCCTCCTTGTGAACAAGTAGAAACAACTGTATATGATATTTCTGCATCTTCTATGGCAATTGAGATCCCAAACCGCTACTTATTAACAGTAAATGAAGCAAATTTTGTATCAATAAAGCTATCAAAATCAAATTATAGTCTATGGAAAGCACAGATAGTTTGTCTGCTTGAAAGTCAAGAATTACTTGGTTTTGTCGATGGAACAATCACATCACTACTAGAAACTGATGGGTTCGATTATTTGCAATGGAAAAAGAGTGACCGTTTTGTTAAAGGATTGATTCTTGGCTCTCTTACTGAACAAGTTCTTCGAGATGTGCTCGATAAAGCTACTGCAAGAGATGTTTGGTTGGAGTTGGACCATATTTGCAATCCTCAATTTGAAG AAGATAGTGATGAAGAAGATTACAACCGATACTTGCCACTATACAGAGCTTCACTGGATGGAACTTGGGAGAAAGCAGAAGCATTCTTCAGTCGAGAGAACAACGCGAGCAGAGCTCCGCTCAACTCTTTCCTACAGACAGCACTACACGTCGCGGTTGGCGCAAAGAATGATAACGCCAAGCATTTCGTCGAGAAGTTGGTGGCCTCGATGGAGGACGATCCGTTGGATATGACAGATTGTCTTGGGAGCACTCCTCTTCACTATGCTGCTAGATTTGGCAACTTACACGCAGCTAAACTCCTTGTTGCCCGAAATAAGGATTTGCCTAATATTGGTTGCGATGGTCTTTATCCAATCCATGATGCAGCTGAATATGGATACAATTCTATGGATGTGTATACTTATCTTTTGGGTGTCACCACAGTCCTTGATTCTTATACAGGCACCAGTGGCATTAGGCTTCTCCGTCGATTAATCCATTCTGACATGTATG ATTTCGCTACAGAGTTGGTCACAAAGCATCCTGATTTGGCAAAAAATGACACAGATGAAAGATCGTCTGCTTTGAAGGAGCTTGCCATGAAGGAATTTGCATTCCGTAGTGGAAGTCGTTTAAACTGTTGGCAACGAAGTGGGAGTCATTTAAACTGTTGGCAACGATTATTCTTCTCGT GTCAACTTCAAGAAGTCACACATGAAAGAATACCGGATGACATTGAGAATGTAACCAATGAACGACAAATGTTAAAGCCAAAAAGCTGCTGGCTTTCACCAATTTGTGAAAGGATTTACTTCATTACTGGTGAGTCTTATCAAAGGATTTACTTCATTACTG CGATCAAGAAGTTGGGTGCCCTTCTGTTTGACGTTCTTATAAAAATAG CGCCTCCTTTGAAACACAACAAAAAACATTACAATGCACTTAAGCTTGCAGAATGCCTATGTGAGAAAATAGAGAGTTTGAGTCACGACGAAGTTGTCTCAATTGTTAGTCGTCCTCTTCTTGAAGCAGCACGCTATGGAAGCTATGAGCTTGTTGAAATTATTGTGAGGAAATTTCCTTCGTTAGTTCACTTTACCGACCGAAGTGGCAAGAATATATTTCACATTGCAATTGAGCATCGCTGCGAAAATGTGTTTAACTTGGTTTATCAGATGAGTCAGCATAGGCATCAGTTGATGATTTCAATAGACTCGTCTCACAATACCATGTTGCATTTGGCTGGAAAACTGGCGCCACAAAATAAACTAAACCTCGTTTCTGGACCAGCTCTTCATATGCAACGAGAATTACAGTGGTTTAAG TAA